A part of Thermus albus genomic DNA contains:
- a CDS encoding M28 family peptidase codes for MRELQEILKLLHLPHRGSATALEAEAFRRLRTFLEERGHVVHPLPFRGVRSYGWELFGISLLLSLTPLSPWPPLLGALAFFLYFNGVRPWGFLLDRYPSQNLLTWKGRGEKALLLMAHVDTAKTFFLYHPKRVRHFRANFLLNAALAFLAPLLALTPLRWPVGLYFLVQAILLLHRELRAPYVEGGNDNGSGVAVATALFLETEPPEGWRLGLALTGCEEVGTLGAKALIPHLPPGTLVLNLDNVGRGELFYAEGEGMLLFVPYRGALLEAARKTPGARPLRYRLAYLDTLPLGQRGFPCLSLIRLENGVPPHWHWPTDTFAQLDEGALKDTLAYAHTLLQKVFKG; via the coding sequence ATGAGGGAGCTTCAGGAAATACTCAAATTGCTTCATCTCCCCCACCGGGGAAGCGCCACGGCCCTCGAGGCCGAGGCCTTCCGCCGCCTGCGGACCTTTTTGGAGGAACGGGGGCATGTGGTACACCCCCTTCCCTTCCGCGGGGTGAGGAGCTACGGGTGGGAACTCTTTGGCATCAGCCTCCTCCTCAGCCTCACCCCCCTTTCCCCATGGCCGCCTCTTTTAGGGGCCTTGGCCTTCTTCCTCTACTTCAATGGGGTCCGCCCTTGGGGTTTCCTTTTGGACCGCTACCCCTCGCAAAACCTTCTCACCTGGAAGGGCCGAGGGGAAAAGGCCCTTCTCCTCATGGCCCACGTGGACACCGCCAAGACCTTCTTCCTTTACCATCCCAAAAGGGTCCGCCACTTTAGGGCAAACTTTTTGCTCAACGCCGCCTTGGCCTTCTTAGCCCCCCTCCTTGCCCTTACCCCCTTGAGATGGCCCGTGGGCCTCTACTTTCTGGTCCAAGCGATTCTCCTCCTCCACCGAGAACTACGGGCCCCCTACGTGGAAGGGGGAAACGACAACGGAAGCGGGGTGGCGGTGGCCACGGCCCTGTTCCTGGAAACCGAGCCCCCAGAGGGCTGGCGGCTCGGCCTTGCCCTCACGGGCTGCGAGGAGGTGGGGACCTTAGGGGCCAAGGCCTTGATCCCCCACCTGCCCCCTGGCACCCTGGTCCTCAACCTGGACAACGTGGGCCGGGGAGAACTATTCTACGCCGAAGGGGAGGGCATGCTGCTTTTTGTTCCCTACCGGGGGGCGCTCCTGGAGGCTGCCCGGAAGACCCCGGGGGCCCGGCCCCTCCGCTACCGCCTGGCCTACTTGGACACCCTGCCCTTGGGGCAAAGGGGCTTTCCCTGCCTTTCGCTCATCCGCCTGGAAAACGGGGTGCCTCCCCACTGGCACTGGCCCACGGATACCTTTGCCCAGCTGGATGAAGGGGCTCTTAAGGACACCTTGGCCTACGCCCATACCCTTTTGCAAAAGGTCTTTAAAGGGTAA
- a CDS encoding carbohydrate ABC transporter permease — translation MRVQNRLTGFLALLLLLLGSSLMVLPFLWMVLTSFKPFPELFELRFFPREPTWENYRVVLWETGFLRWFGNSLLVASLTTLSVLFFDSLAGYTLARLRFPGKNLIFVLILSTLMVPTEMLVIPWYVMSAEKGWINTYWGLLFPGLITAFGVFLMRQFFESLPQDLFDAGRMDGLSEFGVFWRIGLPLVRPALAALGIFTFLGNWNAFLWPLIVVQTPEMRTLPVGIALFSGEAGTAWNLIMAASSLAVLPVLLVFFFFQRQIIEGVVLTGVKG, via the coding sequence ATGAGGGTCCAAAACCGCCTTACAGGGTTTCTGGCTCTCCTCCTCCTCCTGTTGGGTAGCAGCCTTATGGTCCTCCCCTTTCTTTGGATGGTACTCACCTCATTTAAGCCCTTCCCTGAGCTCTTTGAACTCAGGTTCTTTCCCCGGGAACCCACCTGGGAAAACTACCGGGTGGTGCTCTGGGAAACGGGGTTTTTGCGCTGGTTCGGAAATAGCCTCCTGGTGGCCTCCCTTACCACCCTTTCCGTTCTCTTCTTTGACAGCCTCGCCGGCTACACCCTGGCCCGGCTCCGCTTTCCCGGCAAGAACCTGATCTTTGTCCTCATCCTTTCCACCCTCATGGTGCCCACGGAGATGCTGGTCATCCCCTGGTACGTGATGAGCGCGGAAAAGGGCTGGATCAACACCTACTGGGGGCTCCTCTTCCCTGGTCTCATCACCGCCTTCGGGGTCTTCCTCATGCGGCAGTTCTTTGAATCCCTGCCCCAGGACCTCTTTGACGCCGGGCGAATGGATGGGCTCTCCGAGTTCGGGGTCTTCTGGCGCATAGGCCTCCCCCTGGTGCGCCCGGCCCTGGCAGCCCTGGGCATCTTCACCTTTTTGGGCAACTGGAACGCTTTCCTTTGGCCCCTCATCGTGGTCCAGACCCCGGAGATGCGCACCCTTCCCGTGGGCATCGCCCTCTTCTCCGGAGAGGCGGGCACCGCCTGGAACCTGATCATGGCCGCCTCCAGCCTGGCGGTACTGCCAGTCCTCTTGGTCTTTTTCTTCTTCCAACGGCAGATCATCGAGGGCGTGGTCCTCACGGGGGTAAAGGGATGA
- a CDS encoding carbohydrate ABC transporter permease, with amino-acid sequence MRLTLAQREALWALVFLAVPLAFFLYFRILPAFQALWLSLYEWHADPSQRRFVGLEHYARLLEDPLLRRALWNTLLYTLLGVPGQIALGLIIALLLQRAPFGRDLFRAIYFAPYVTPAVAVAWVWSWMLSPHFGLVNELLALLGIPPQPFLQSPSQALPTVTWVVVWQNLGFQVVLFLAGLESIPRQYYEAARIDGAEGWRLFRHITWPLLNPVLVFSVVIGTIGYLQLFTQVVNLNFTDQGGPLNSTLTLALYIYQLAFLRFQLGYAAAVTVLLFALILLITLVQLRLLTRRVEL; translated from the coding sequence GTGCGGCTCACCCTGGCCCAGCGGGAAGCCCTTTGGGCCTTGGTCTTTCTGGCTGTTCCTCTAGCCTTCTTCCTCTACTTCCGCATCCTCCCCGCCTTCCAGGCCCTCTGGCTTTCCCTTTACGAATGGCACGCCGACCCCTCACAAAGGCGTTTCGTGGGCCTCGAGCACTATGCCCGGCTCCTGGAAGACCCCCTTCTCCGCCGGGCCCTTTGGAATACCCTCCTCTACACCCTTCTGGGCGTTCCGGGCCAGATCGCCTTGGGCCTTATCATCGCCCTCCTGCTGCAAAGGGCTCCCTTTGGCCGGGACCTCTTCCGGGCCATCTACTTTGCCCCCTATGTGACCCCGGCGGTGGCCGTGGCCTGGGTTTGGAGCTGGATGCTTTCCCCCCATTTTGGGCTGGTCAACGAGCTTTTGGCCCTCCTGGGAATCCCCCCGCAGCCCTTTTTGCAAAGCCCGAGCCAAGCCCTGCCCACCGTGACCTGGGTGGTGGTCTGGCAGAACCTAGGCTTCCAGGTGGTCCTCTTCCTGGCAGGCCTGGAGAGCATCCCCCGCCAGTACTACGAGGCTGCCCGCATAGACGGGGCCGAAGGGTGGAGGCTTTTCCGCCACATCACCTGGCCTCTTTTAAACCCGGTCCTGGTCTTCTCCGTGGTCATCGGTACCATCGGCTATCTGCAGCTTTTCACCCAGGTGGTCAACCTGAACTTCACCGATCAGGGGGGACCCCTTAACAGCACCCTGACCCTGGCCCTTTACATCTACCAGCTGGCCTTCTTGCGCTTCCAACTGGGGTATGCCGCAGCGGTTACCGTCCTCCTCTTTGCCCTTATCCTCCTCATCACCCTGGTACAGCTCAGGCTCCTCACCCGGAGGGTGGAGCTATGA